CTTAAAATTATTTTTACAAAATAGCAGGAGTATATCCGAAAAACAAAATTTGTACAAAGAGTATTCTATAAAACAGATTTATATGAATGGTAGGAAAGGATATTTACTTAAGTATACAATTACAAAGGAAATCGGAGATAGTTATAAATGTATAGAATACTTTACAGAAGAAGGAAAACAATTTTGCAGATTTTCTTTTTTTGTAAAAGAATCAAACTTCAAAGAAAATATGCCTACTATCTTTGAGGTTATTGTTAAAACTTTAGAATACAATTAGAAAATATAAGATTTATCCCCTTCAGGTTTATTATATGAAAGGGGATTTTTTTATACTAATTATGGTATAATAATCATAGATTTCATTAATATAGAAAGGGGTGAAAATCCTTTGCTGTAGATTAGAATACACTTGTAAATATAATTTTTGCATATTGAATCCTTAAAAATTCTACAGTGGGTGAAAACATTGGATAAGACTATCAAAAGAAGATTAAATATATTTATAATATCCTGCATTTTAATACCTGTAACCTTATTGTGTGGATGTAGTAAATTGGATCAATTAAAAGTTAAAGCAGGTTTAAAAAATTCGGATTTTGAATATATGAAACAACAGGGAAAAGTTAAACAGATAATTATTCAAAATACAAGAGATCAGGGGTTTAAATTTGTAGTTACTGATCAAAGTACCATTAAAAATTTGTACGATATACTATCTTCTGCTAAAAAAGTATCAAAAAAATCATCATTGGATCCTGATTATGTATTCGAAATAGATGAAGGAAACAATAAAGTTCACAAGTTTAGTTATATAGCAGGACTTGATAAGAAAGATTCAGGAAATCTCTATAGCAAAGGTCAGGTATATATAGTATCAAATAGAATAGACAACGATATGATAAATAATTTTTGGAACACAAGGATGCCGCCAAGTGACTTTAAATCTGTGTACTATGGGTCCATAATGGATACGTTAAATAAATATTTTAGTGAAAAAGACAAAACTAAGAAAATAGGAATAAATTTAAAAGATGATATAGATGCCCAAAGATTTATACTTTCCACTGAACAAGAAGAATTTAAATCAGATCTTACTAGTAAATTTAAAAATGCAAATATTGGAAATAATGATGAAGATAATTATGATGTGTGGGTAACAATAAAGACAGAAGGTTATAAATCTACATTGTATAAAATGACTGTTACATTTTTTGATAGACAAAATCAAAGTGAGAAGGTTTATTATGTACAGGATACGTACAGTAGTGGTGGATGGAACAAGAGCATATCGGAAAATAAGCCTAATGGTTTTTAAAAATGTAGGAAATGTTGCTTAAAATTTAATGTGGATTAACTACATAAAAGGAGGAGAAATGATTTGAGTAATTGCGATGGTTGTTCAAGTAAATCAAAGTGCAGTAAAGAGGATAAAGGTGGATGCAAATACATATTGCCTAAGTATGGGAATATAAAGCATATAATAGGTATTATGAGTGGAAAAGGTGGAGTAGGTAAGTCTACAGTTACGGGAATATTGGCATCAAAATTGAGAAATTCTGGATATAAGGTGGGAGTACTTGATGGAGATATAACAGGTCCATCTATGCCTAGATTTTTTGGAATAAACGATAAAAGGGCTGATATACTACAAGTGGGGGAAAGTGAAGAAATAAAGTTTTCTCCAGTTGAATCTTCTTTAGGAATAAAAGTTATATCCTTAAATCTTTTGACAGAAGAGGAAGAGCAACCTGTTATATGGAGAGCACCTATGATAACTGGAGTGTTAAAACAGATGTATTCGGATACAAGTTGGGGAGAATTAGATTATTTGCTTATAGATATGCCTCCAGGTACCGGAGATGTAGCTCTCACTGTGATGCAGGAAATTCCAATGGAAGGTGTTATAATAGTATCTACTCCTCAGGACATGGTATCTATGATAGTAAAAAAGGTTGTTATAATGGCAGAAGACCTAAAGGTAAATATATTAGGTGTAGTGGAGAATATGTCCTATGTTAAATGTGGAAAATGTGGTGAAAAAGTAAGGTTATTTAGTGAAAATTCAGCGAAAGAACAGGCTGATTATCTTGGATTAGAACTTCTTGCTGAAATGCCAATAAATTCTGACTTGGTAAAAAATATGGAAGCTAAAAAAGCAGAAGAATACATATCAAACTCATTGGAATATAATGATTTACTTAATAACTTTATAAAAAAATTAAAATAGAAATTAAATTATTATAATAAGCATTATTTTTGGGATAATATAAAGTGTACTTTAAAGTAACTAATTATATAGCGAGGAGTGAAAACTTGTTATTAATAACAAGAAAATAGTATGAAAGCTGTAGTTGATAAAGACATTTGTATAGGATGTGGGTTATGTCCAAGTATATGTCCAGAGGCTTTTGAAATGGATGATAACGAAAAAGCTAAGGTAATTGAAGATACTGTTCCAGAAGATGCAGAGGATGGTGCGAAAGAAGCAGAGGAAAGTTGTCCTGTTTGTGCTATTAAGGTAAGTTAGGAAAAAGGGTATTATGTAAAAAAATTACATAATACCCTAAGCTTTCAAAAACTATTTGTGATAAAAGTCTACCACAGTTTTTTATACAACATATCAATTAGTGTTAAAACAAAACTTGATGCTGCTTATACTTGTCATTTAATGTAACTTCAGATATGGGATGAATGTTTATTGTATCACCTATTCTAGAATCGGGTGGTAAATGAGTAGTCCCTACGCTAGCAGTAGTACCATCCTGAAAACTTACAAGTGCGTCTGTAATATTCATATCAATTATTTTGCCTATCATGAAAGTCCTCCTAAAGATAAGATTATATATGTTATTTTTATCTGTATTTTTAAATATTATTCCTAGAAATTTTATCTTATAGGTATTTGATGTATTTCAATTAAAAAGTGTGCTTTATAGGTTTTTATAGGTTTAAAGTAAAAATAAAGCTCAATTTATAAATTGCTTTTTTATATATGGCAAGGTATAATAATCAAGTCGTTTATACAATATATAGTAGTTGGGAGGAAAGTATATGCTACATGTTGTGAAAAGAGATGGTAGAAGGGTTCCCTTTGATTCCATTAAGATAACCAATGCCATAAAAGGATCTTGTGATGAAATAGGTTTTGATTTAAAAGAAAGTGAATTTATTGATTTAACTCAAAAGGTCACAGAAAATATAGAAAATCTTAATCTTAATGAAGTAAATGTAGAAGATATACAGAATATAGTTGAAGAAGTACTTATGAAGAAAGGCTATGTTAAAATTGGGCTAGCTTATTCAAATTATAGAAGAGAACGAAATGATATAAGGGAAATAAAGTCTGATCTCATGAAGGCTATTGATAAAATAGGAGTTCAAACGGACAGGGATAATGCAAATGTTGGAAATAATTTTAGTGCTAAGCTATTGAGAATTGCCAGTGAGTCTAACAAGTGGCATAATTTAGCTACTATGCCTAAACATTTAGCTAAGGCTCATGAAAATGGAGATATATATTACCATGATTTAGATTCTTATAATTTAACTGTGAATTGCCTTCACATACCAACAAAGGAAATGCTTTTAGGTGGATTTAATACAGGATATGGGAACATAAGAACTCCTAAGAGAATAGAATCTGCTGCAGAACTTTCTTGTATATTACTGCAGTCAGCACAAAATGATATGTTTGGTGGACAGTCCCATCCGGATTTCGATAATGATATGGCTGTTTTTGTTGAACCTACAAGAAAAGAAATATTGAAGAACCTCAAGGAAATGGGAGTAGAAGAGGAAAAAATAGAAGATGTTTCTGAAAAGAAATTAAGAAGAAGTATAGAACAGGCTATGCAGGGAATAATCTACAATCTTAATACCATGCACTCTAGGGCAGGATCACAGGTCCCTTTTAGTTCACTAAATATAGGCATACCAACTTCAAAGGATGCAGCTCTTGTATGTGAAGTATTTTTGGCAGAATATGAAAAAGGACTTGGAAGAGGAGAACAACCTATATTTCCTAATATAATATTTAGGGTTAAAAAAGGCGTAAATAAAAATCAAGAAGATCCTTATTATTATTTATTTAAAATTGCATGTAGGGTAGCTTCAAAGAGAATGAATCCTACTTTTATGAATTTAGATGCTGATTTTAATAAAGCATATTATGATAAAGGTGTAATACCTGCAACTATGGGATGCCGTACATATGTCTGCTCAAATGTAAATGGAGAACCAGGGGTAAAGGGTAGAGGTAATATAGCTCCTGTTACTATTAATTTACCTAGGCTTGGAATTTTATCTAAGGGAAATGTAAATAAATTTTTTGGATTATTACAAGGGAAGTTAGAGTTAGCAAAGGAATCTTTAATGCATAGATATGGCATTTTAAAGAGACTCCGAGTTAAAGATTTACCTTTTGTAGCAGGTCAGAAACTTATGAAGGGTGCGGAGAACTTAAAGTCAGAAGATTCAATAGAACCAATATTGAAGCAAGGTACTTGGGCTATTGGCTTTATAGGACTTGCGGAAACATTAATTGCATTAACTGGGAAACACCATGGTGAGGATGAGAGTTCAAGAGAACTTGGGTTAAAGATAATTACATATATAAGGAATTATACAGATAAGCTTATAAGAGAAACGCATTTAAATTGGAGCTGCTATGCTACACCGGCTGAAGGATTAAGTGGAAAGTTTATAGTGCATGATAAGAAGATATTTGGAGAAATACCTGGGGTTACGGACAAAGAGTACTATACTAATTCTTACCACATACCTGTAGGATATCCAATATCTATAAAAGACAAAATTGATATAGAGGCTCCTTATCACAAACTTTGTAATGGAGGTCATATAAGTTATATAGAAGTTGATGATTATCCATCAGAAGAAGTTGTTAAAAGTATAATTGACTACGCCTATGATAATACAAATATAAGTTATATAGGGATAAACTTTCACATAAGATATTGTAAAGAATGTGGAACCTATATGCATGGGGAAGATGTCTGCCCTAAATGTGGAAGCAACAATATACAGGGTATATCAAGGGTTACAGGATATCTGTCTTTGGATGAAAGATTTGGAGAAGGCAAGACAGCAGAAAGAAGAGATAGAATATCCCAGGGAAGTAACAAACATGTATATTGCTAAAGTAACTGTAATAGTAGTTAACTTAAATTTTACACATATGAAATTTTGACTTAATATAAAAAATTTGCGAAACAATTAATTCACAATGCACGATGCACAGTTTACAATTAAGGATGATTTTCTTCCGTTAAAACTTCAGAAAATCTACCGAAATTGTGAATTGTGAACTGTGAATTGTGAATTCATTTAGGTCGCAATATTCTTAAACTGCGAATTTGAGTAGCTAGATCATATATAAGAAGGAGGAAAAATCAATGGGTGGCAAAAAAATTAGATTGGCAGGTATTGCTTATGAGAGCCTAGTTAATGGCCCTGGAATGAGACGGGTATTTTTTGCTCAGGGATGTAGACATAATTGTAAAGGATGTTTTAACCCATCTACCCATGATTTAAAAGGCGGGCAGCTAAAAGATATAGATAAACTGATTTGCGATATTAGAGATAATCCTATGTTAAGTGGAGTTACATTTTCAGGTGGTGACCCATTTGAACAACCTGAAGAATTTGCATATATGGCTGCTAAAATTAAAGAATTAAATTTAAATATATGGTGTTATACAGGGTACACTTTTGAGTTTATAATTAAAGGCTCAGATACGGCAAAGAAACGTCTTTTAGATAATGTAGATGTGCTAGTGGATGGAAAATTTCAAGAGAATAAAAAAGATACAAAATTGAAATTTAAAGGATCTAGTAATCAGAGAATTATTGATGTAAAGAAAAGTTTAGATTCCAATAATGTAGTAGTATTGACTTTTAGTTGAAAAACTTTAGCTAAATATATTATAATACTTCATGACGAGGAGTTGATAATATGAATAACAATTCGGAAATTGAAGTTTGCTCTTGTACTGAAATTCATAAGGATTGCATAGAATGTGTCAGAAAAAGTATGTTGGATGAAAAGACTTTTATGGACTTATCAGCACTTTTTAAAGTGCTGGGGGATTATACAAGAATTAAGATTATATATGCATTATTTAAAAAGGAATTATGTGTTTGCGATATTACAGAAATACTCCAAATGAGTCAGTCCGCAATATCTCATCAACTTAGAATTTTAAAGACTGCAAGGCTAGTAAAATTCAGGAGAGAGGGAAAGTCAGTGTATTATTCCCTAGATGATGAACATATAAATAAGTTGTTTGATGCAGGGCTAGAGCATGTAAAACATAATTAGAGTGTAGTTATATAAGGTTTATAAACAAAAAATCAACTTATACTCCGGATATCTTTTATAATCTTCAGCTCAGTTAAATATTTTGATAAGTCTAGACAGAAAATATTTAAATGTGCTTGTTTATTGTAAAAATATTTCTGCGTATAAGTTGATTTTTTTAGTTATGAACTACTATAATAAAAACACAGATTTAAGAACTTTGTATAGTATACTAACTTAATATAAAATCAAGTGTAGATAAATATAAGCATATTAGAGTATTTCTAAGTAAAAACAAAAGGTTAATTTATGTTAATAAGTTACTTAAAGTTAAGAATTTTAACTAGATTAAAATCTTCAGGTTTGTGATCTAGAATTAATGTATTGCTTTCAATTCTTTCTGTATTTTTCATATATTTAAGAAATTTTTCTAATCCATCTAATTCAAAAGTTAACGGAGAAGTTTTATAATGCATTGGAATTACTATGTGGCTATGGATGGATTTTGCAAGTTCAGCAGCCTCTTTTCCATTTATAGTGAAATTTCCTCCTATGGGAATCAAAAGCACATCTATGGACCCTAAACTTTTTATCTCTTCTGGAGATAATACATATCCAACATCTCCAAGATGACATATCCTATAATCATCCATTTCAATGATAAATATTACATTTTCACCTCGTTTTGCACCTTTAACTTTATCGTGATAAGAAGGTATGCCATAAATAGGTATGTCGCATGGATTAAAAGCGCCTATTTTATTTATAATATTTTTGTAATTTATTTTTTCCGTATAACAGTGGTCAAAATGATTGTGACTTATTGTAACTACATCAACATCTCCTTCAAAAACTTTATAGCCTACAGTTTTGTCAAAAGGATCTGTTAAAAGTTTTCTACCTTTTGAATCTTCAAATAAGAAACTTGAATGACCAAACCATTTTATTTTCATAGAATATCGCCCCTTTGTAAAATATGTTTTGATTATTTTGAATTAATATGTTAACATAACAATTTTTAAGTACAAAATTCTCATTTTTTATAATATAATTATAATAGTATATGTTACACTAAGGCAATTATTCTGTTGAACGGGGGTCATTATTTGAAGATTACAAGAATTTGTATAATGATATTAGTAAGTCTTACATTCTTATTAATTGTGTTTGCAAAAGGAAATACTGTACGTGCAATTAATTACAGCGGAATTACTATAGGAAATGATGTAGAAACCAATAAATCATGGAACATAAAGTTCAACATGAAATTAGACCAGGGTACAGTAAATGATTCAAACATAGTGGTAACAGATAGTACAGGAAATGCTATCCCCATATCTTTGCAGGTTGAAAAGGATGGAATGGGTGTAGTAGTTACCCCTAAAAGCCAGTATGCATATGGTAAAACCTATAATTTAATTGTAAAAAGTGGA
The genomic region above belongs to Clostridium sp. AWRP and contains:
- a CDS encoding Mrp/NBP35 family ATP-binding protein — its product is MSNCDGCSSKSKCSKEDKGGCKYILPKYGNIKHIIGIMSGKGGVGKSTVTGILASKLRNSGYKVGVLDGDITGPSMPRFFGINDKRADILQVGESEEIKFSPVESSLGIKVISLNLLTEEEEQPVIWRAPMITGVLKQMYSDTSWGELDYLLIDMPPGTGDVALTVMQEIPMEGVIIVSTPQDMVSMIVKKVVIMAEDLKVNILGVVENMSYVKCGKCGEKVRLFSENSAKEQADYLGLELLAEMPINSDLVKNMEAKKAEEYISNSLEYNDLLNNFIKKLK
- a CDS encoding ferredoxin: MKAVVDKDICIGCGLCPSICPEAFEMDDNEKAKVIEDTVPEDAEDGAKEAEESCPVCAIKVS
- a CDS encoding anaerobic ribonucleoside triphosphate reductase; translation: MLHVVKRDGRRVPFDSIKITNAIKGSCDEIGFDLKESEFIDLTQKVTENIENLNLNEVNVEDIQNIVEEVLMKKGYVKIGLAYSNYRRERNDIREIKSDLMKAIDKIGVQTDRDNANVGNNFSAKLLRIASESNKWHNLATMPKHLAKAHENGDIYYHDLDSYNLTVNCLHIPTKEMLLGGFNTGYGNIRTPKRIESAAELSCILLQSAQNDMFGGQSHPDFDNDMAVFVEPTRKEILKNLKEMGVEEEKIEDVSEKKLRRSIEQAMQGIIYNLNTMHSRAGSQVPFSSLNIGIPTSKDAALVCEVFLAEYEKGLGRGEQPIFPNIIFRVKKGVNKNQEDPYYYLFKIACRVASKRMNPTFMNLDADFNKAYYDKGVIPATMGCRTYVCSNVNGEPGVKGRGNIAPVTINLPRLGILSKGNVNKFFGLLQGKLELAKESLMHRYGILKRLRVKDLPFVAGQKLMKGAENLKSEDSIEPILKQGTWAIGFIGLAETLIALTGKHHGEDESSRELGLKIITYIRNYTDKLIRETHLNWSCYATPAEGLSGKFIVHDKKIFGEIPGVTDKEYYTNSYHIPVGYPISIKDKIDIEAPYHKLCNGGHISYIEVDDYPSEEVVKSIIDYAYDNTNISYIGINFHIRYCKECGTYMHGEDVCPKCGSNNIQGISRVTGYLSLDERFGEGKTAERRDRISQGSNKHVYC
- the nrdG gene encoding anaerobic ribonucleoside-triphosphate reductase activating protein, giving the protein MGGKKIRLAGIAYESLVNGPGMRRVFFAQGCRHNCKGCFNPSTHDLKGGQLKDIDKLICDIRDNPMLSGVTFSGGDPFEQPEEFAYMAAKIKELNLNIWCYTGYTFEFIIKGSDTAKKRLLDNVDVLVDGKFQENKKDTKLKFKGSSNQRIIDVKKSLDSNNVVVLTFS
- a CDS encoding metalloregulator ArsR/SmtB family transcription factor; protein product: MNNNSEIEVCSCTEIHKDCIECVRKSMLDEKTFMDLSALFKVLGDYTRIKIIYALFKKELCVCDITEILQMSQSAISHQLRILKTARLVKFRREGKSVYYSLDDEHINKLFDAGLEHVKHN
- a CDS encoding MBL fold metallo-hydrolase, which codes for MKIKWFGHSSFLFEDSKGRKLLTDPFDKTVGYKVFEGDVDVVTISHNHFDHCYTEKINYKNIINKIGAFNPCDIPIYGIPSYHDKVKGAKRGENVIFIIEMDDYRICHLGDVGYVLSPEEIKSLGSIDVLLIPIGGNFTINGKEAAELAKSIHSHIVIPMHYKTSPLTFELDGLEKFLKYMKNTERIESNTLILDHKPEDFNLVKILNFK